From the genome of Alphaproteobacteria bacterium, one region includes:
- a CDS encoding uroporphyrinogen-III synthase — protein MLVAVTRPRPDADDTAAELSARGHDPIVAPLLTVTIPSDATLDLDTVQAILITSANGARALAAATDRRDVPVFAVGHASAAAARGCGFDRTESADGDVAALAELVASRLSPRDGGLLHVAGSVTAGDLSGMLGSSGFTVRRAVAYRADPVTVLPPAMTAPLRSGTLGAVLFYSPRTAAQFVKLVAEDSLSEACVGVTAIALSQAVADKLAAVPFSDVRIAESPDQPSLLQALDGLNA, from the coding sequence ATGCTTGTGGCGGTGACCCGGCCCCGGCCTGACGCCGATGATACGGCCGCAGAACTTTCGGCGCGTGGCCACGACCCGATTGTGGCCCCGCTTCTGACGGTCACCATTCCGTCGGACGCGACACTCGACCTGGACACCGTACAGGCGATCCTGATTACCAGCGCGAACGGCGCGCGCGCCCTCGCGGCCGCGACCGACCGGCGCGATGTGCCGGTTTTCGCGGTCGGTCACGCAAGCGCGGCCGCCGCGCGGGGCTGCGGTTTCGATCGAACCGAGAGCGCCGATGGAGATGTAGCGGCGCTGGCCGAACTGGTCGCTTCCCGGCTTTCACCGCGCGACGGCGGGCTGCTTCACGTGGCCGGATCCGTTACCGCGGGGGACCTGTCGGGCATGCTCGGCAGTTCGGGGTTTACGGTGCGCCGGGCGGTCGCGTACCGCGCCGATCCCGTGACGGTGCTGCCCCCCGCAATGACGGCGCCGCTGCGATCCGGCACGCTCGGTGCGGTGTTGTTCTATTCACCGCGTACGGCGGCGCAATTCGTGAAACTCGTTGCCGAGGACAGCCTGTCGGAGGCGTGCGTCGGGGTGACCGCCATCGCACTTTCCCAGGCGGTCGCCGACAAACTGGCGGCGGTGCCGTTCTCGGACGTCAGGATTGCGGAATCGCCGGACCAGCCAAGCCTGCTGCAAGCGTTGGACGGGCTGAACGCGTAG
- the neuC gene encoding UDP-N-acetylglucosamine 2-epimerase produces MNAIRKLNGSPAIRKVCVVVNSRANYARIKSVMRAVQQHNRLELQLIVGASALLYRYGNVVDLIRADGFEPSAVIYSIVEGENPTTMAKSTGMGIIELSSQLENLQPDIVLTVADRFETMATAIAAAYMNIPLAHTQGGEVTGSIDESVRHAITKLAHIHFPATERAHDFVTRMGEAPETVHLTGCPAIDLLVDTDLSLDPGLLNGGRGTGAHLDPSRPYMVVLQHPVTTEYGSGFDQISATLEAVRRIDMQTVWLWPNVDAGSDDVSKGLRMYREENPDANVHFYRNFPAEDYARLINNTAVLVGNSSSALREGAYLGVPAVNVGTRQGGREHAANVRHAGYDPDAIELAAREQMEHGRYESSHMFGDGHAGKRIANLLAESEIVVQKRLAYA; encoded by the coding sequence ATGAACGCGATCCGGAAACTCAACGGCAGTCCGGCGATCCGCAAGGTCTGCGTCGTCGTTAACAGCCGGGCCAACTACGCGCGTATCAAGTCGGTCATGCGCGCCGTCCAGCAGCATAACCGCCTGGAGCTGCAGCTGATCGTCGGCGCGTCGGCGTTGCTCTATCGCTACGGCAATGTCGTCGATCTGATCCGCGCCGACGGGTTCGAGCCATCGGCGGTGATCTACTCGATCGTCGAGGGCGAGAACCCGACCACCATGGCGAAATCGACCGGCATGGGCATCATCGAGCTGTCGAGCCAGCTGGAAAACCTGCAACCCGACATCGTGCTCACCGTCGCCGACCGGTTCGAGACCATGGCGACCGCCATCGCGGCGGCCTACATGAATATTCCGTTGGCCCACACCCAGGGCGGTGAGGTCACGGGCTCCATCGACGAAAGCGTACGCCACGCCATCACCAAGCTGGCCCATATCCATTTCCCGGCAACCGAACGCGCCCATGATTTCGTCACCCGCATGGGCGAGGCGCCGGAGACCGTCCATCTGACCGGCTGCCCGGCCATCGACCTGCTGGTCGATACCGACCTCAGTCTGGACCCGGGCCTGCTCAATGGCGGGCGGGGCACGGGTGCCCATCTCGACCCGTCGCGCCCTTACATGGTGGTCCTGCAGCATCCGGTGACCACCGAATACGGCTCCGGCTTCGATCAGATCTCGGCGACGCTCGAGGCGGTCCGCCGGATCGACATGCAGACGGTCTGGCTGTGGCCGAACGTGGACGCAGGCTCGGACGACGTGTCCAAGGGGCTGCGCATGTACCGGGAGGAAAACCCGGACGCCAACGTACATTTCTACCGGAACTTTCCGGCCGAGGATTACGCCAGGTTGATCAACAACACCGCCGTGCTGGTGGGCAATTCGAGCTCGGCCCTCCGCGAGGGCGCCTATCTTGGTGTGCCGGCCGTCAATGTCGGCACCCGCCAGGGCGGCCGCGAGCATGCCGCGAATGTGCGACATGCCGGCTATGACCCGGATGCCATCGAGCTGGCAGCGCGCGAACAGATGGAACATGGCCGATATGAATCGTCGCACATGTTCGGCGATGGACACGCCGGCAAGCGGATCGCCAACTTGCTCGCGGAATCCGAGATCGTCGTCCAGAAAAGGCTGGCTTACGCATGA
- a CDS encoding class I SAM-dependent methyltransferase, translating into MSIASLEQAAFDLPDLRDAVAFPDCGVCGAQAWIPIYEGPVRDGGFGSSRKGAAVAECMGCGVRRLDEHSCHDDAVYTDETYREILGEETDTNGFHAAHDPLQLERLNVVDPMTLRGKVVADVGCAAGSFLDFVSGLARSVIAVEPGKPYHDSLKRRGFHVYDFTSHALDDCAGAVEHAFSFQVIEHVAEPAAFLTEIAALMAPGGRLTISTPNRGDLLMELLPEDYPPFFYRCVHRWYFSDDSLARCGRVAGLVPVETRYVHRFGVANTLRWLRERTPGGRSPLPGLDDPALDSVWRDTLAREGTADTIYMTFEKPLP; encoded by the coding sequence ATGAGTATCGCATCCCTCGAACAGGCCGCGTTCGACCTTCCCGATCTCCGCGACGCGGTCGCCTTTCCTGATTGCGGCGTGTGCGGGGCGCAGGCCTGGATTCCGATCTATGAGGGTCCGGTTCGTGACGGCGGGTTCGGGAGCAGCCGCAAGGGCGCGGCAGTCGCGGAATGCATGGGCTGCGGTGTGCGCCGCCTCGATGAACATTCCTGCCACGACGACGCGGTCTATACGGACGAGACCTACCGGGAAATCCTGGGCGAGGAGACCGATACCAACGGTTTTCACGCGGCCCATGACCCCCTCCAGCTTGAGCGGCTCAACGTCGTCGACCCGATGACGTTGCGTGGCAAGGTTGTCGCCGATGTGGGCTGTGCGGCGGGCAGTTTTCTGGATTTCGTCTCCGGCCTGGCGCGCAGCGTCATCGCGGTCGAGCCGGGCAAGCCCTATCACGACTCGCTCAAACGGCGTGGGTTTCACGTCTACGATTTTACAAGCCATGCGCTGGATGATTGCGCGGGCGCGGTCGAGCATGCGTTTTCCTTTCAGGTTATCGAGCATGTCGCCGAACCCGCCGCGTTCCTGACCGAGATTGCCGCACTCATGGCGCCCGGTGGCCGTCTGACCATCTCGACCCCCAACCGGGGCGATCTCCTGATGGAACTCCTGCCCGAGGACTATCCGCCCTTCTTCTACCGCTGTGTCCATCGCTGGTACTTCAGCGACGATTCCCTCGCCCGCTGCGGCCGTGTCGCCGGCCTGGTGCCGGTCGAGACGCGCTACGTACACCGGTTCGGTGTGGCCAACACCCTGCGCTGGTTGCGTGAACGCACGCCGGGCGGCCGCAGCCCCCTGCCGGGCCTCGACGATCCCGCGCTCGATTCCGTCTGGCGTGACACGCTGGCGCGCGAAGGCACGGCCGACACGATCTACATGACCTTCGAAAAGCCGCTGCCGTGA
- a CDS encoding heme biosynthesis HemY N-terminal domain-containing protein, which translates to MIRFLIYAIEVAVVVAVAVWLADHPGVVSLDWQGWRIETSVGILALSVFLLAVAAAAIFAAWRWLRRRPREWSIRRRLSRQEAGLRALSDSLVAIASGDADNARKATRRAGALLDHAPVSLLLEAQTAQIAGDEAAARATFERMTQNEETEFLGLRGLITDALRDGDDSRALVYARRAYALKPRTPWLVDTMVPLLSRAGDWREAQRLIEESEKSKRMSSARAPHQQAALLTERARAAQRDGRAADAYAQARKANELDPALVPAASMLARLVAEDGRARRARKFVEKSWVAAPHPELRDVYLGLLDADTPPLERYKAVEALVRSTAEHPESRLALARAALDASLWGEARRQLDELQAMAPTADVYRLRARLADEDEEDLSTPADWLELAAGADSDHAWVCSDCGTVADDWSAVCGHCGAFATLDWNQPPRIHRAIESGAGAGGTAAAGAPVAGDAGDIPTGETTSPA; encoded by the coding sequence ATGATCCGTTTTCTGATCTATGCGATTGAAGTCGCGGTCGTGGTGGCGGTCGCGGTGTGGCTCGCCGACCATCCCGGCGTGGTCTCGCTCGACTGGCAGGGCTGGCGAATCGAGACGTCCGTGGGAATCCTCGCGCTTTCGGTATTCCTGCTCGCGGTTGCGGCGGCGGCGATTTTTGCGGCCTGGCGCTGGTTGCGTCGCCGGCCACGTGAATGGTCCATACGCCGCCGCCTGAGCCGCCAGGAAGCTGGTCTGCGGGCGTTGTCCGACAGCCTGGTGGCGATCGCTTCGGGCGACGCGGACAATGCGCGTAAAGCCACACGACGCGCGGGCGCACTTCTCGATCACGCGCCGGTATCATTGTTGCTTGAGGCCCAGACGGCGCAGATCGCCGGGGATGAGGCGGCGGCGCGCGCCACATTCGAACGCATGACCCAGAATGAGGAGACCGAGTTCCTCGGGCTGCGTGGCCTGATTACCGATGCCTTGCGCGACGGTGACGATAGCCGCGCCCTGGTCTATGCACGGCGCGCCTACGCGCTGAAGCCGCGCACCCCATGGCTGGTTGATACGATGGTGCCCCTGTTGAGCCGGGCCGGGGATTGGCGCGAGGCGCAGCGGCTGATCGAGGAATCCGAGAAGTCGAAACGCATGTCGTCGGCACGGGCCCCGCACCAGCAGGCCGCCCTGCTCACCGAACGCGCGCGTGCGGCGCAACGCGATGGCCGGGCGGCCGATGCCTATGCCCAGGCGCGCAAGGCGAATGAACTCGACCCCGCCCTGGTGCCGGCGGCAAGCATGCTTGCGCGGCTGGTTGCCGAAGACGGCCGCGCCAGGCGGGCGCGGAAGTTTGTCGAAAAATCATGGGTCGCCGCCCCGCATCCTGAATTGCGCGACGTCTATCTCGGCTTGCTCGACGCGGACACTCCGCCGCTCGAGCGATACAAGGCGGTCGAGGCGTTGGTGCGGTCGACGGCGGAACATCCCGAAAGCCGCCTCGCACTGGCCCGCGCGGCCCTCGATGCAAGTTTGTGGGGCGAGGCCCGTCGGCAACTCGATGAGTTGCAGGCGATGGCGCCCACGGCAGATGTGTATCGTCTCCGGGCGCGGCTTGCCGACGAGGACGAGGAAGACTTGTCGACCCCCGCGGACTGGCTGGAGCTTGCGGCCGGCGCGGATTCCGATCACGCTTGGGTCTGCAGCGATTGCGGCACGGTGGCGGATGACTGGTCGGCCGTGTGCGGGCATTGCGGTGCGTTCGCGACACTCGACTGGAACCAACCGCCACGCATCCATCGCGCGATCGAGAGCGGGGCGGGCGCCGGCGGAACTGCGGCGGCCGGCGCGCCGGTCGCGGGCGACGCCGGAGACATCCCGACCGGGGAAACCACGAGCCCGGCCTGA
- a CDS encoding mitofilin family membrane protein, translating into MTDDTDQPAGAIIDAFGGIRPMAARLDIPVSTVQGWKQRDSIPAGRMQAVRDAAEADGIALESVAGDAAPMSESVVVEPTVIDATGPETSHEAGDQYETGAENRRPESDLRSITPSRASNVAVFALLVSLGVGGWLGWTTVGPGAAGGDNARLSALEGRVARLADGPGEGASGIDVTALTRDVAALRAQLADLSAPDLESGLAPLQAEIDSLRDALVAQAADGGAGGTRGAAMLDSSLLARLDAIEVEIQNATQLASTNMQAMAGGLLEFDTRLKALADSQTESAAGLGTRIAALEAGRSADEVEISRASILALAAGQLRTALERGAPFAGPLELVETVSADDPKLDAALTTLRGMSGTGVATGSALELSFARLVPDLLAADRAATAGADGDLVQRLTGRLNDIISVRRTGANVDGDDVEARIARAEIFLADRDVVAAILEFNGLGGPAADILVPWLARARGHVDARDALRVIEEQAIARLRVDGGAQ; encoded by the coding sequence ATGACCGACGATACAGACCAGCCGGCAGGCGCGATCATTGATGCATTCGGCGGCATTCGCCCCATGGCGGCCCGTCTGGACATCCCTGTCAGCACCGTCCAGGGCTGGAAACAGCGCGATTCGATCCCGGCGGGGCGGATGCAGGCGGTTCGTGACGCCGCCGAAGCCGACGGGATCGCCCTGGAATCCGTAGCCGGGGACGCCGCGCCCATGTCTGAATCGGTCGTGGTCGAACCGACCGTGATTGACGCAACCGGGCCGGAAACGTCGCACGAAGCGGGAGATCAGTACGAAACGGGTGCCGAGAACCGGCGACCGGAATCCGACTTGCGGTCGATTACCCCGTCGCGTGCCAGCAATGTCGCGGTGTTCGCGCTTCTGGTCTCCCTTGGCGTCGGCGGTTGGCTCGGATGGACCACGGTGGGACCGGGTGCCGCCGGCGGCGACAACGCCCGATTGTCCGCACTGGAAGGCCGGGTCGCCCGCCTCGCGGATGGGCCGGGCGAAGGCGCATCCGGCATTGACGTCACGGCCTTGACCCGGGACGTGGCGGCGCTGCGTGCGCAGCTGGCCGATTTGTCTGCGCCCGATCTGGAATCCGGCCTCGCGCCTCTGCAGGCGGAGATCGACAGTTTGCGCGATGCGTTGGTGGCCCAGGCCGCCGACGGCGGCGCGGGCGGGACGCGCGGGGCCGCCATGCTCGATTCATCCCTGCTCGCGCGTCTGGACGCGATCGAGGTTGAAATTCAGAACGCCACCCAACTCGCATCGACCAACATGCAGGCCATGGCCGGCGGGTTGCTCGAGTTCGACACCAGGTTGAAGGCGCTGGCGGACTCCCAGACGGAATCCGCCGCTGGTCTGGGGACGCGAATCGCGGCATTGGAGGCCGGCCGAAGCGCGGATGAAGTCGAGATAAGCAGGGCGTCGATCCTGGCGCTCGCGGCAGGCCAGCTGCGCACGGCGCTGGAACGCGGCGCACCCTTTGCGGGGCCGCTCGAACTCGTGGAAACGGTGAGCGCCGACGACCCGAAGCTGGACGCGGCCCTGACGACGCTTCGCGGGATGTCCGGGACGGGCGTTGCGACCGGATCGGCGCTCGAGTTGTCGTTTGCGAGACTGGTGCCCGACCTGCTCGCCGCGGATCGCGCCGCAACCGCCGGCGCAGATGGCGACCTGGTCCAGCGCCTGACCGGGCGGCTCAATGACATCATCAGCGTGCGCCGCACCGGTGCCAATGTCGACGGCGACGATGTGGAGGCGCGCATCGCCCGGGCGGAAATCTTCCTGGCGGATCGTGACGTTGTGGCGGCGATACTTGAGTTCAACGGGCTTGGCGGGCCTGCCGCGGATATTCTCGTGCCCTGGCTGGCGCGCGCGCGCGGGCATGTCGATGCCCGCGATGCGCTCCGTGTGATCGAAGAACAGGCGATCGCCCGGTTGCGTGTTGACGGTGGTGCGCAATGA
- a CDS encoding TIGR02466 family protein codes for MAADATPNTKIDIQPLFATPVAIATLPEDKRISAALRETILARAEQEPSTAHSNLGGWQSSWDMADWGGDAADYLLSFVRHMADTLTIDRHGKPAPQTWRMNAWANVNRSGHGNEFHTHPGCVWSAVYYVDDGGAAGDPSLGGQFELQDPRGVAPAMFRPELVPNVPGGAAFGASESISPKPGTVLMFPSWVSHAVRPYFGDGTRISVAINLS; via the coding sequence ATGGCCGCGGACGCCACACCAAATACCAAGATCGATATCCAGCCGTTGTTCGCCACACCAGTGGCGATCGCGACCCTGCCCGAGGACAAACGCATCAGCGCTGCGCTGCGCGAGACCATCCTGGCCCGCGCCGAACAGGAGCCGTCCACTGCCCATTCCAATCTCGGCGGCTGGCAATCGAGCTGGGACATGGCGGACTGGGGTGGAGACGCGGCGGATTATCTTCTTTCTTTCGTACGTCACATGGCCGACACCCTGACCATCGACCGCCACGGCAAACCGGCCCCCCAGACCTGGCGCATGAACGCCTGGGCCAACGTCAACCGCTCGGGACATGGCAACGAGTTCCACACCCATCCGGGCTGCGTCTGGTCTGCCGTGTATTATGTCGACGATGGCGGCGCCGCCGGCGACCCCTCGCTGGGCGGACAGTTCGAACTGCAGGATCCGCGCGGCGTCGCGCCGGCGATGTTCAGGCCCGAACTGGTGCCCAATGTGCCCGGCGGTGCCGCGTTCGGTGCCAGCGAGTCGATCAGCCCCAAGCCCGGCACCGTGCTGATGTTCCCGTCCTGGGTCTCCCACGCCGTGCGACCCTATTTCGGCGACGGTACGCGCATTTCCGTCGCGATCAATCTGAGCTAG
- the tsaD gene encoding tRNA (adenosine(37)-N6)-threonylcarbamoyltransferase complex transferase subunit TsaD, whose amino-acid sequence MLVLGIETSCDETAAAIVSDDRSILSNVVLSQLDDHRPFGGVVPEIAARAHLEHLDSIIARARDEAGIDLDMLDGIAATGGPGLIGGVIVGVMTAKAIAVARDLPFIAVNHLEAHALTARLTDDVAFPYLLLLISGGHCQLLIVEDVGRHVLLGTTMDDAVGEAFDKTAKLLGLGFPGGPAVEAAALDGDPERFRLPRPLKGRPGCDFSFSGLKTAVRQAALDLGRDPTAQDAADLAAGFQAAVADVLADRCRHALAEFTARHPDVPPILVAAGGVAANKTLRAALTAVGKAQGASMVAPPPALCTDNAAMVAWAGVERLRTGATDPLDFRPRPRWPLAELHAAE is encoded by the coding sequence ATGCTTGTCCTCGGAATTGAAACCAGCTGTGACGAGACGGCGGCCGCGATCGTGTCCGACGACCGGTCGATCTTGTCGAACGTCGTGCTCAGCCAACTCGACGATCACCGGCCGTTCGGTGGCGTGGTCCCGGAGATCGCCGCACGCGCGCATCTCGAGCATCTGGATTCGATCATCGCGCGGGCACGCGACGAGGCCGGCATCGATCTGGACATGCTCGACGGCATCGCCGCGACCGGCGGACCGGGTCTGATCGGCGGGGTGATCGTCGGGGTGATGACGGCCAAGGCCATCGCGGTAGCGCGCGATCTCCCTTTCATCGCGGTCAATCATCTCGAAGCCCATGCGCTGACGGCGCGGCTCACCGACGATGTGGCTTTTCCGTATTTGCTGCTGCTGATCTCGGGCGGCCATTGCCAGTTGTTGATCGTCGAGGATGTCGGACGTCATGTGCTGCTCGGCACGACGATGGATGACGCGGTCGGCGAGGCCTTCGACAAGACGGCGAAGCTTCTCGGCCTCGGTTTTCCCGGCGGCCCCGCCGTCGAGGCCGCGGCGCTCGACGGTGATCCGGAACGCTTCCGGCTGCCCCGGCCACTCAAGGGCCGGCCGGGCTGTGATTTTTCGTTTTCCGGCCTGAAGACGGCCGTCCGACAGGCGGCACTCGATCTTGGCCGCGACCCGACTGCGCAGGACGCCGCCGACCTCGCCGCCGGTTTCCAAGCCGCCGTCGCCGACGTCCTCGCCGACCGGTGCCGACATGCGCTGGCCGAATTCACCGCGCGCCACCCCGACGTGCCGCCGATTTTGGTGGCGGCAGGCGGCGTGGCTGCCAACAAGACGCTGCGCGCGGCATTGACCGCGGTCGGCAAGGCACAGGGCGCCTCCATGGTCGCCCCGCCGCCGGCGCTGTGCACCGACAACGCCGCGATGGTCGCGTGGGCGGGCGTCGAGCGGCTGCGCACGGGAGCCACCGACCCGCTCGACTTCCGGCCGCGCCCGCGCTGGCCGCTGGCCGAACTGCACGCCGCGGAATAA
- the hemC gene encoding hydroxymethylbilane synthase: MNDTKLRIGTRGSPLALYQANAVRDLLAAANPGAPAAEIVPIRTTGDAVTDRPLAELGGKGLFTKEIDRAQLDGEIDIAVHSAKDMETWLVDGITIGAALEREDPRDALIGANAIASIPKGGRVGTASLRRRAQLLALRPDLETVLFRGNVETRLRKLRDGEADATLLAYAGLRRLGRDDAADAILDAGEMLPAAGQGIIAITHRGDDARAASALQVISHAEAMTCLRAERAMLDALDGTCHTPIAGLARLDGDDLHLTGLAAWPDGRDLVRLSQSDHASDPEALGKTVGSALRARMGPEFFAALGG, translated from the coding sequence ATGAATGACACGAAACTCCGTATTGGCACCCGGGGCAGCCCGCTCGCCCTGTACCAGGCGAACGCGGTGCGCGACCTGCTGGCCGCCGCGAACCCCGGCGCCCCTGCAGCCGAGATCGTCCCGATCCGCACCACGGGTGACGCGGTCACGGACCGCCCGCTGGCCGAGCTCGGCGGGAAAGGGTTGTTCACGAAGGAAATCGACCGCGCACAGCTGGATGGAGAGATCGATATCGCGGTGCATTCGGCAAAGGATATGGAAACCTGGCTCGTCGACGGCATCACCATCGGTGCGGCATTGGAACGCGAAGACCCGCGCGATGCGCTGATCGGTGCGAACGCCATCGCTTCGATTCCCAAGGGCGGTCGCGTCGGCACCGCCTCCCTGCGCCGGCGTGCGCAGTTGCTCGCGCTGCGGCCGGATCTGGAGACGGTTCTGTTTCGCGGCAACGTGGAGACCCGGCTGCGCAAACTCCGCGACGGCGAGGCGGACGCAACCCTGCTGGCCTATGCGGGCTTGCGTCGTTTGGGCCGGGACGACGCAGCCGATGCCATATTGGATGCGGGCGAAATGTTGCCGGCCGCGGGCCAGGGAATCATCGCGATCACCCATCGCGGTGACGATGCCCGCGCCGCCAGCGCGCTGCAGGTGATATCCCATGCGGAAGCGATGACATGCCTGCGTGCGGAGCGCGCCATGCTCGACGCGCTCGACGGGACCTGTCACACCCCGATCGCCGGGCTGGCGCGTCTGGATGGTGATGACTTGCATCTCACCGGCCTTGCCGCCTGGCCCGACGGGCGTGATCTCGTCCGTCTCTCGCAATCGGACCACGCATCGGACCCCGAGGCGTTGGGCAAAACCGTCGGTTCGGCACTACGCGCCCGCATGGGCCCTGAATTTTTCGCGGCCCTGGGCGGCTGA
- a CDS encoding 6-hydroxymethylpterin diphosphokinase MptE-like protein — MTELSLFQKNLVFLDTALPGVASLVRRSKDTITKPVFDDAGRAVDIDIGAGRLYNTDAGEFARLQVESWRKSPMRVVVSRPEPDALSDQCTKILSADLAACAGESLLAIPPVEHAGMLVVVGLGLGLQVPALLENLSPRHVVLIEPMEEFLVHSLHALDWCALSDQCTAQGATLDVIVQLDPRAAQKELEELMSRFGASSVDGAYTYVHYQTDATIAITRGFHELVGMKSIMQGYYGDEKLMIENTVSNVDNHEFWMVDGSYQAPHDLAAFIVGSGPSLDRSIEAIRAWEGHAVVFCAGSALQTLLSAGIRPDFQIEKENNETTEARIAHIFERNGGDGETFGVDLMASVSVKAGVTRLFDDKFLFHREFLSSTRMFGDGHHPVVGTGPFSANTAMALATTLGFRKIYLFGCDCGSVDQALHHAKDTVYHTRAGHTQGHNDMPIQVPGNFGSPAWTNSYFLWSRWVFETVIASAEVTAFNCSDGVAIPGAMPVRPEDLALPGAPLDKQKVTRAIKGAGRHFDAGQYMESQDVAGRLRTWHAFVREMRAFMDETLQHADQLHEFEVVLTRFLTRCDEEYGGVVVPVSGSARGMPPIAGYYINRAADTDAHTRMMDVFRDVFRAQIENILDDATGLMETIAADHAHGSQMREAG; from the coding sequence ATGACCGAACTATCCCTGTTTCAGAAGAATCTCGTCTTCCTCGATACCGCCTTGCCCGGTGTCGCGTCGCTGGTGCGGCGTTCCAAAGACACGATTACCAAGCCGGTTTTTGACGACGCCGGCCGGGCGGTCGACATCGATATCGGCGCGGGTCGGCTGTACAACACGGACGCCGGTGAATTCGCACGTTTGCAGGTGGAGTCCTGGCGGAAGTCCCCGATGCGCGTCGTCGTCAGCCGCCCCGAGCCGGACGCTCTTTCCGATCAGTGCACGAAGATATTGTCGGCGGATCTCGCGGCCTGCGCGGGCGAATCCCTGCTTGCGATCCCGCCCGTCGAACATGCCGGCATGCTCGTTGTCGTCGGCCTCGGTCTCGGGCTGCAGGTGCCGGCGCTGCTGGAGAATTTGTCGCCCCGCCATGTGGTTCTGATCGAACCGATGGAAGAATTTCTGGTCCACAGTCTGCACGCGCTCGACTGGTGTGCCCTGTCCGACCAGTGCACGGCCCAGGGTGCCACGCTCGATGTCATCGTCCAGCTCGACCCGCGCGCCGCACAGAAGGAACTCGAGGAACTGATGAGCCGGTTTGGCGCCTCGTCCGTCGATGGCGCCTACACCTATGTCCATTATCAGACCGATGCGACGATCGCGATCACCCGGGGATTCCATGAACTCGTCGGCATGAAGTCGATCATGCAGGGTTATTACGGCGACGAGAAACTGATGATCGAGAACACGGTCTCGAACGTCGACAACCATGAATTCTGGATGGTCGACGGCAGCTATCAGGCGCCGCACGACCTGGCGGCCTTCATTGTCGGTTCGGGCCCGTCGCTCGATCGCTCGATCGAGGCCATCCGCGCCTGGGAAGGGCATGCCGTGGTGTTCTGTGCCGGGTCGGCCCTGCAGACATTGTTGAGCGCCGGGATCAGGCCGGACTTCCAGATCGAGAAAGAGAATAACGAGACCACCGAGGCGCGCATCGCGCACATCTTCGAGCGAAATGGCGGGGACGGTGAAACATTCGGTGTCGATCTGATGGCGTCGGTTTCGGTCAAGGCTGGGGTGACGCGCCTGTTCGACGACAAGTTCCTGTTCCATCGCGAGTTTTTGAGTTCGACGCGGATGTTCGGTGACGGACATCATCCGGTCGTTGGCACGGGCCCCTTTTCAGCGAACACCGCGATGGCGCTCGCCACGACACTGGGGTTCCGGAAAATCTATCTGTTCGGCTGCGATTGCGGCTCCGTCGATCAGGCGCTGCATCACGCGAAGGACACAGTCTATCACACCCGTGCGGGCCATACTCAGGGGCACAACGATATGCCCATCCAGGTGCCGGGGAACTTCGGGTCACCGGCCTGGACCAATTCCTACTTCCTGTGGAGCCGCTGGGTCTTCGAGACGGTGATCGCCAGTGCGGAAGTCACCGCGTTCAACTGCAGCGACGGTGTCGCCATCCCTGGTGCGATGCCCGTACGGCCCGAGGATCTCGCGCTGCCGGGGGCACCGCTCGACAAGCAGAAAGTCACGCGCGCGATCAAGGGGGCGGGCCGTCACTTCGATGCCGGCCAGTATATGGAAAGTCAGGATGTCGCGGGACGGCTGCGGACCTGGCACGCCTTCGTCCGGGAGATGCGCGCGTTCATGGACGAGACCCTGCAGCATGCCGACCAGCTGCATGAATTCGAGGTCGTGCTCACCCGTTTCCTGACCCGATGTGACGAAGAATATGGCGGCGTGGTGGTGCCCGTCAGCGGATCGGCCCGCGGCATGCCGCCGATCGCCGGCTACTACATCAACCGTGCGGCGGATACCGATGCGCACACGCGGATGATGGACGTGTTCCGTGACGTGTTCCGCGCGCAGATCGAGAATATTCTCGACGATGCGACGGGGCTCATGGAGACCATCGCGGCGGACCATGCGCACGGCAGTCAGATGAGGGAAGCGGGATGA